The stretch of DNA cctcgtacggcgagcggttgagcggcggggccgtttgtcttttatgccgaggggtggcctcgagcgaggcggagatacgttgcttgctcgagggtacttccgctaccctcgagcgaggcggagatgtggggCGCAGTCGAGAGATCTCGACGGGAGCCCTCGGGTGAGGCGGAGATCGTCtcgcgggcccgagaggggtgtgaatgggccgcatgctgggcttcgttgagtcatttcctttctcttagatgggaaggaggccgtgggccttcgtgggcccggttgccttaATATGTGTTTTGCGTtataaagcgatcttagtaccccgattagagtgtccctaatcgtggtacccgacacttCATGTGGAGAAATTTCTTAGGGACTATACAAAAATTCCTATATGCTCATTAAGATActcctgggaatggattgggCTAAATCTAAATCCAATTAGATTTTGCCACTTGGATTCCACTAGATTTAGATCTAATTGGATATGAATATCCATTTAATTTAGATCCAATAGGattggatttgttggatagaaaACTAGAGGATAATCCAAATCCAATTGGATTAGTAGAAGGGAATGGGCGGACGATAGCTGCTGCCGCGGCAACGTTCGGTCGCTGGCCATCGGCCGTCGGGCCACAGGCCGCTCTTCTTCTTAACCCGCATGGTCTCCTTCCTGCACTCCGCTCGGGAGGCCCTCATGAGTGCGCACCGCGGACGTtggcgcctcgccgcgcgcgtcgTCGTCGAGCGGTGATTTGTGTCGTCTCGCGTGGCAGCGCCGGCGCGAAGGTGGATGTCAAGGTAGGCTGCCTGTGCTCCGCTTCGAATCTTCGCTGACATCAACGACGTTGGTGCCGCATCGGCGCAGGGCCTGCAGGTGCTCATCGCGTCCACCGCCATGCCCGACCTCTTCCTGTTCCTCAGGTCGCTCATGGGGTCGCCGGGGAGCAACTACCTGGGCAAGATTTTCTGAATACTCGACGGCATCATCGACCATTTCCTGGCCGCAGCAGCCTCCTTTTCCACGTTGAGACATGAATTGGATTGGTTGGATGGATAATTATGTACGTAAGGTTGGATTGGATAGGATTAGATATTGAAGACTAACTTCTGGGATTGGACTGGATGGTAATGTGATTTCAATTGGATGTCGTTGGATATCATCAGTTGGATTTTGGATGATGAACCATTCCCAGGAGTACATTAAGCATTAGATCAAACTTCTAGAATCATTACGAAAATCAAATAGAACGGGTagttctatagaaaattcaGAGAAAATGAGGTGCAATTGGAAAAAAATGTAAGGTTGTGTCTAATTCTATCAAATAGTCCATGCGCTATTTGTGTTTTATTTCCATCAAAATGATCATTCCTATAGCTCTACTATTTTTTCTATGCTATAAAGCATGATAATCCTATATTTGCTATATTCTTCGCTATGGATAATGACTTATTGCAAAGGATCTTTTTTATCACTAATGTGATCGGTTTCAATATATAATTGACAGATGCTGACAGCTAGTTGCCAGTTGCCACTGGTTCTTAATGCTGAATTGTTGTACCTACAAAAATCAGGTAATAATCATTTGTAACACCATATGTCGTAAAATGATATCGATCTAATTGGTTGTATTTTGCTGCTCAATGAACATGGCAAAGTGTTAAACTTGTGGCCATCCTTAGGAAATAGCAAGCCAAATAACATATATCACTAACAagtacaagaaaaaaaatcgaaGATACCTAAAAAAGTATTGGCCAGTTGATTAGATCATACCCCTTGTCCATCTGAAAGACAAACTCTTTTCATCCTATTTGAGTCAATAATATATGCTACTAGTTTTAGTAGCAAACCTATGGCTTCACTAATTAGGCGAAAACTAGAATGATCTTTTTCAAACGGCAGCTCATTGTCATTCAATTATCATATTGTCATGATGCAATATAATGTTGTCATCTCATAAGGCATCTAATAACTTATGACCTATACGTGTTTGCACGCCATTAATACATTGTCGGTTTCACCGATTTTATGGAGGGTTGCTTCTCCATAGATGTATAGTTTTTATAGTTTTTACTCTTATCTTCAAGACTTCAATAATAGATAGACGTTGGACCTTATGTCATTCAGTAACCGCTTATTCATGAGCTTTTGTTGCCTTCTCCTGGTGTAACTGCcctcctcctctcttttttGACGTGTATGTGACGCGGCTCTCCCTCCATCTTCTTTATATTTTCGGCGGACCTTGTTAAAACATTCAAGTTTTTCTCTTTCGTGGACCAAGATAGTCGTCAAGGTATGTTCTCCTTCATCTCCTCTCTACATCTCTAGTTTTCTACTAAAGGGTATTCGAGTTTACTAAACCATAGCTAACTATACATGTATTTGCCTCCCACGCCTCTCCCCAACTGTCGACAATCATAGCTAGCTGTTAGAAAAGAACAACCCGTTAATCCCACCATGCGCTAGCTATTCTTTTGGCATCCAGTATTGAGAAACTTAGCGATATAAGCTAAAAGATTTTCTTATTTTTGGTTGAACTTGTAATTTTTACTATATAGGTTCATGTTGCTTCGTTTCATAGTACTTAATATTTCGTGTTTTATAAATTTCTATTACTGTATAAGCATTTTTGAGTTAGTGTTCGATGAAACTTGTCCATAAACAAGTATGGTTTGGTTCTTGTTCAGTTTGTGAGAGCAATCACGATTGCCCTCATGATGGTAGCCCTAGCTAGATTTTGTATGATAGGCTAGTTAATGTAACTTTGTGCTGTTTTTTGCATCTATTGTTGGGAAACCATACTACTTAATTCAACTGCAGTGGATTCATAATATTTGATAATTTTAATCCGTCCACCCTAAATTCCTTTTAAACGTTGCcatatctatatatatgtttGAGTTAGGGTTTGACGGGAGTTGTTAGTTCTCGAGTATGGTTTGATTATTGTGATGTTGCTGGGAATAGAGTAGGTGTGGTTGCTCACATGGTACGAGTATCTCAAAGCGAGTACTCATCCCTCTTCCAAaatatcaaaaaaaaagtttggtgattgaaggtgatCCGATCCCTATTACCTAAATTTTTTTGATAATCGTCAAAAAACATCTCTTCTCACTTAAATGAAGAGATTCATCATTTACTCTATCTTTAGTGATTAGATTCTACTAATAGTTTACTTCGGCAACCAttggtaaaaatataaaaatatagaaGTAGTAGTTATTAGAGAGTATAGTTTAGATGAAATATATACGGTACGCAAGTAATCTGGTGGAGATGCTTTAAGACTGGGCAACTTGACGGTACCATCATGGTAAACAAATTGGTGTTTTGCATCTTCCTTACCTTTTTTTTAAATGGCGTTTTGAATTTAGGGGTAGGACGGAGCTGGTATcggcttttgttttttttttgaatacttGTATCGGCTTTTGTTTGGGTGTGTTTTTCGGTGCAATGGTGGTGGATGGAGGAGTAAAAAGGTGGGAAAGCGTAGTTATGACTTGTCTCCCTTTCTCACGAACTCCGAGCCAAAAAGCGTCCCCACACCCTCCACCTCCGTCTTTATTGCTACCTTGCTGATACTAGCAGCAGTAGTCATCAGCAGcggggggaggggaggtggaGAGGAGATACACTGCACACAACTCTCTCTACACTGCACacattttgaattttggcctgttaggtaccggaccaaaccggatcggttcccaccggtttggtaaACCTTGGTCCTCGCGCGCGTGTGTGTACACGAAGCAAATTTCTTTCTCACTTGCTCTCTCCCTTTCTTTATTGGCCTCGcttttactccctccttccctgtttataaggcatacacgtatatcaagattcaaatcttgtcatctttgaccaataatttgactattaaatttttatttttataatgcaaatttcatatgattggattcataatcaaatatattttacaatgattataagtttataatcaaaagtgatataatatatgataaataaatggtcaaagtgttgtttagaagaccgtgtcatgttccaccatgccttataaacggggaaggagggagtattaatTTCCATTTCCCGTAAtttcctcctccttttcccACCTTGCTTCCTCTTTTCgctttgctctctctctctcttccctagGCAGCAGCAAGGCTAGCTCGCTAGGCTCTTGGCTCTCCCATCCACCTCGTCCCCATTGCATGCGAAACAAGGAAGCAAGAGGTCAAGAGGGGGAGCGAGCGAGTGAGTGGCGTTTGGTGTGAAGTGAGGGCTCGAGGAGGACGAAGCGAGCGAGAGGGAGTCATGGCATGGTGATGGACCTGCTGCTCCGCGCCGATCTAATCACTTTGCCCTACCTAGGTACCGTACTGGCGTGCGCGCAGGCATCAATCACCTCCCCCTCCTAACTCTCACCAAATCTCCCCTCCTCTCTCACTGctttctcctcctcccccagcttctccctccctcccgagcTGCTTTCTTGATTTTTTATCCGTCTCCTAGCGCTAGATTTTTAAAATTTATCTCTAGCCAGCAACCTAGCTACTAGCTCAGACCGAGGCCGTGCTTTCTCGCTTAATTTCCATGTTACCACTAGTGCTCTAGCCTTAGCTGAGTGAGTGCCTTACAGagctgggaggaggaggacaaggCTGAGAGCTTTGTTGTGCTGCGAGTCCAAGCTCGACAGGACCACTGCCACTGTGAagcacagcggcagcggcgacaaGACGAGGAGGCGGAAGCTGCCAAGCGGGTAGATCTACGCAAATGGAGACCAAGGACGTGGCCCCGCTCCCCGCCACcaccgcagccggcgccgccgcgcccgtgcCTGCACCGGCGTCTcagacgccgccgccttcttctatgccgccgccgccgccgcagccgcagcaccaccagcccccgccgccgccgttcgcgcagcagcaggcggccCCCGCGCCGTCGCCTGGGGCCCCCATGCCCGGCGGCATGCGCCTCTCGTTCGACCAGATGGCGGGGAAGACGGAGCGCCACCAGCACCACGCGGCGCCCATGCtgtacgcgccgccgccgccgcagtccgccgcgggcgcgccgGGGGGCAATGTGCTGGGCATGGGCGAGCTGATGCGCAAGAAGCGCGGGCGGCCGCGCAAGTACGCTCCCGACGGCAGCATGGCCCTGGCACTGGCCCccatctcctccgcctccgccggcggcggcgcggcccctggccagcagcagcacgGCGGGTTCTCCATCAGCAGTCCCCCGTCCGACCCCAACGCCAAGCGCCGTGGCAGGCCCCCGGGCTCCGGCAAGAAGAAGCAGTTCGAAGCCCTGGGTGCGTGCTCTTCTCCCTCCCGTGCTCAGTTTCCTGCCATGGCGCTGTGTCATCCTGGGCACGTCTCGTCGGTTAAACCTCACCAGCGTTGCGCTCGTGCCTGCAGGTTCTTGGGGCATCGCCTTCACCCCTCACATCCTCACCGTCAAGGCCGGCGAGGTAAGATTCACAGATCTTGTTCAACTTCCAAACGTTTTGCTGCATCTCGGTCGCCGTCTATGGGTATAGATCTGCGAGTCCACGCATCGCCTTGTGCGCGCGTCTGCGCTGTGTGGTGTGGCCTTCTTGCCAGAATGCCAAGTCACCGCACCAGTGTGGTGACCTTTGTGTGCTCTGTTCTGCCATGCCGTTGCGAAGGCCGGCAGGTTGCGAGCTCGCGTGGGTGTCCGTAAGATTCCCAGCACGGCTGTCAGTTGACCGGCCCCACGGTCAGCGGCGGCAGCCTGGTAGTGTACTAGTGGGTGGTGCACTCGTCACTCCTGATCCAGACTGATAGTCTAGTGCTGGCAGTACGACCCTGAAATCTGCGTTGTACGGTGAGGGGATACAAGCAGCGACACCTTTTCGTTGCTCCTCGAGTGGACTGTGCATGGTGTATAGCTCCTGGGTGAAACAAATGCTCATGCTGATCAAACTACTCTGGCAAGTACGGTGGCAAATGCTGGTCTCTGTTGTTGTATTTCTGACCTGGTACTTCATAATTTGATAGATCTTGAGTATTTACCTGCATTTCTTTGACTGTACTTCATAATTTGATAGGTCTTCAGTATTTTACCTGCATTTGCTTTGACTGTTGTTTGAATCGGAGTAATTCTGTGCGTCCGCAACATTTACCTTCAGCAAGCTGCTTAGAATTCTTCTATACAAGCTTTTAGCTATTAGCCAATTGTGTAGCATGGTGCAAAGACCAAGACAtgtcttttgtttgtttgtttttttcttttggagtGGGTTGGACCTTGGTTTGGTTTTTGAGTACCAGCTATctcttcatttattttcagttgATTATCACTTGCGTTTTCGTTCTGAAATGTGTGCTTCTTGGCAGGATGTTGCATCCAAAATAATGACGTTCTCACAGCAAGGCCCTCGCACAGTCTGCATCCTTTCTGCTAATGGTGCAATTAGCAATGTAACTCTTCGGCAGCCTGCTACATCTGGTGGATTAGTTACTTATGAGGTATTATGTTGTACTGTTCTCGTGCTAATGGAAATTATTACATTCTGAAGTACTAAATAATGGGTTCGATATTGACTTCTTTGTTATGATTTTCGATTTCTTTACtggaaatatatattttttctatgcTTCAGAACAGTACGTGAATCTGAAAATGCCTTCTCCAATGTTTTATAGAATATGTCACTGATCCATATTGCACTTTGTACTTCAACTAACAATTTGGCAGGTTGATGAGAATGCCACCTGGTTGGTGGGAAATAAGGTCTTTATGACTTTTGGTTAAAGTCTATGTTATTGTTGGGTTCTTCATCCTGTGTTTGGTCATCTCAAATTAGGGATTGAAAAGCACAGCATTTTGTCCTATAAGTTACTGAGTTGTTATTCTTCCTCTTGTGATTGGATTTTAACTGTGCTGAAGATTTGGAACTTTGATGTGAATGCAATCGGATGCCATATGGCAATAGTTCTAGTTGTGCGTGTGTGGAAATGCCACTTTACAAAATTCAGAATCTGAAGAGCAATTAACTGAACAAATTATGCATGATATTCATTACTCCACTTGACAATGGTATGCTTTCATCTTCTGATGGTGTACAATTTCTTGTGCAGGGCCGCTTTGAGATCATCTCACTATCTGGTTCTTTCCTGCTCGCGGAGGATGGTGACACTCGCAGCAGGACTGGTGGTTTAAGTGTCGCACTTGCAGGATCTGATGGACGAGTGCTTGGAGGATGTGTTGCTGGAATGCTCATGGCAGCAACTCCTGTTCAGGTTTGATCAACTTGTAGACTTTCTTCCTCCTAGCTGACATTTGTTCGCTTTATTTCGCTGACCACTTTGTACTTCTGTGTTTGATTATAATCAGGTTGTGGTGGCCAGTTTCATCGCAGAGGGCAAGAAATCAAAGCCAGCCGAGGCACGGAAGGTCGAACCAATGTCTGCTCCTCCACCACAGATGCCTACCTTCGTGCCACCTCCTGTGGCCACCAGCCCTCCATCTGAGGGCACATCCAGTGCAtcatctgatgactctggcagCCCGATTAACCACAGCACCATGCCCTTCAACCACTCCGGCCAGCACCAGCATCAGCACCctcaccagcaccagcacatgCCGCCTGCCTATGCTTCTGGTGGCTGGTCCCTCTCCGCGCACCAGCAGAACAGGCATGACTCTGACATGAAGATGATGTCGAACTAACACTGCTCAACCTTAAGTGCTCCATTTCTTGGTTGGGCTGGAGAGGAAGCTGCTGATGGTTGATTGGTACTGCTGCTATGGATGATCCTTTCGCGTCGTCTGCTCTGATCGGTGGTGACGGTGTATCTGCTATAGCTAAGCTAGCTAGGAGAGTAGGGTTCATGGTCTCACCTGCTGTTGTTTCCCCGAGTAAGATTAATTTAATTCGAATTAGCCGCCCGTTGTAATGCTGTAGCTTTGTCCTAAAAGTCTGTCAGTCAGCCCCTAACGCGAGTTGTGATGGATGCCTGATGAGATATTCACCTCCTAGGCTAGTTAAAATACCATTCTCTAGTGTTATGGATCATGGATTTACTTGGATGCTCTGTTTAATTCAGGATGGTATCCTGTTTTGTTTTCTTCCCTTATATTCTGCTGCTTATCATGCGTGCATTTTTACTGGAGCATTCATTTGTGGGATGTGGCTGGCTGACTTGAGGAATTTTGTGATTCTGATACGTCAAAATGAGATTATGTACTGTGTGAGCTTTAGAAGTTCGCTGAAGAGTACACCAGTTTTACAGAAATGTGTTTATTCAGTCATTCTGTGATCTGTCCGACGGTATGGATGGAGAGAGAGATCACTTGACTGCCAGTTTGCTGATAGGGTTTTGCCATTCattctgttcggctggctgtggctggtgctgatttgctaCGAGAGAAAAGTAGTGCTGACTGActagtggctggtgctgatttgttgtgagagaaaaacactattaTTGCCGTCTAGGAGGACGCTATGATACCTCGTTTTGGGAGTTATAGCAGGAGAATTGGGATTGCGAACAAATAGCAGTGGTGTTCGCGTTGCTCGTCCCAGTGTTAAGCACCGCAAAATCCGAGCCGATTCATGTGAGAAAACGCGTACACCtttcgtttcaaattatagttcgtttgattttttaaTCTCAAATTTGAccgctcgtcttattcaaaaatttgtgcaaaatatcacgtcatattacaagttcttcaagaatggcttcaatttgactatatttgcacaattttttttgaataagatgagtgatAAAATTTGATGTCAAAagagtcaaacgacctataatttggaacggaggtagTACTTAAAAATTAAAAAGACTTGTGCTTGATTTTCTAAATAAGCTGTGCCTCGTTCCGAAGTTCAAGGGGATAAACTTGATTCACCAAACTCCGAGCACAGGACGCCGTGGGATCTGCTCAATATGGGCCGTGGGCCGCCGGTTGCTACGACGTGGCTTTCGTTCGCATCCTCTGTGGCCTGCCGTTCGTCGTGATCCTACTCTTTCGTGAGACTCCACCAGGCGGACATCACACCAGTCTAGTCttctcgtcttcctcctccgcggcgtctcttcccgtcccgtcccgtcccctCCCGAGCGGAGGGCGGAATGGCCTCGCTGCCTCCCGGCGCCGACTCCGACCAGGTCCGGGCCCCTTTCCCCACCCGAGTCTCCAAGTCGTTCTCTCGTCGTCACGCGACCTATTCGCCGTGCGCCGTGCTACCATTCGATTGGGCTGCCTCGGCCTCGCAGTTCGCTCTCCGGGTTGTCGTACTAGGGCGTCCGATCGGACGAGGAAACCACCCGCGTACCCTTTTTACCTACCCTACTGCTCGCTCCCTTCGGCTCTGCATCTGCTTCACGCAGCTCTAGCTCGCTCGCTCTGCCGGTTCAGCGGTGCTCGATTAACTTTGATTGCTGCTTAACGTTTACCACACGAGTGTTGTGTTAGTTTGAGTATGCATGATTCACGGCTACCTTGGCCCGCAGGATTGGTTTCCGCTTTCAGTTGCTGCTGATCGATCGATTTTGCTAGTTGTAGGTTCGTTGCCTGCTTCCTGTTCCGTCGAACTAGTATTCCAGGAAACGTTTATCCGGCATGCTTTGAAGGATTAAAAACCATGGTGGACTGATGGTAGCCATTACCCAGCGGGTCGGTCATATTGTAATTCTGGCGTTAATTGGCTTGACCCTTTGTCCTGTCTATACTTAGTTCTGAGATCCAATCAGGTCGGTGAGATTTCAGGAAACCATCAATCATGGAGTGTTGCCATTGCTTGCGAAGGTAGCCTGCTTTTACAACAGTTCACGCTTGTCGATGCCAAGTGTCATGCCTCTTGTGATCTGTATTGTTTCTGTATTCTGTGTATCAGGTTATTAGAAACTGCCGAATTGGAGCAATTTCTCGAATACATTGAGGCAGATCCCCAGCAATTGCATTCCTTTTTCGAAGAATTATGGCTCGgctgttagaagctcaattctaactctcattgagctgagaggatgacaatgaacttggggcaattttctgggtttttcttcattcacaaactcaaagccatgccttccaacgggaggggtggccACGCTTTTATACAAGGGCTGCAGGGCAGCCAAAACACACACCAAggactagtctaagatgctgtcctctaggtcCTAACTGTTGTCCTctagatgctgtcctctagatGCTAAagctagtctaagatgccaatGTGCTGTAGCTGCAGCAACCACCATGCAGCAAGGACCATGCAAGGTCTGAGATGCTGGTCAAAAGAAAAactgaaacctgtcctatgtggaGACCCACAAAGACCGAGATGACATATACTTATTCcttcattctccccctaagtcttgtCCGTCGTCTTGTGGGAGGGTTAAACCATTCCGGTCCTGGAGCaaagctcaaggaacttgatcctcccaaggg from Panicum virgatum strain AP13 chromosome 9K, P.virgatum_v5, whole genome shotgun sequence encodes:
- the LOC120651588 gene encoding AT-hook motif nuclear-localized protein 10-like: METKDVAPLPATTAAGAAAPVPAPASQTPPPSSMPPPPPQPQHHQPPPPPFAQQQAAPAPSPGAPMPGGMRLSFDQMAGKTERHQHHAAPMLYAPPPPQSAAGAPGGNVLGMGELMRKKRGRPRKYAPDGSMALALAPISSASAGGGAAPGQQQHGGFSISSPPSDPNAKRRGRPPGSGKKKQFEALGSWGIAFTPHILTVKAGEDVASKIMTFSQQGPRTVCILSANGAISNVTLRQPATSGGLVTYEGRFEIISLSGSFLLAEDGDTRSRTGGLSVALAGSDGRVLGGCVAGMLMAATPVQVVVASFIAEGKKSKPAEARKVEPMSAPPPQMPTFVPPPVATSPPSEGTSSASSDDSGSPINHSTMPFNHSGQHQHQHPHQHQHMPPAYASGGWSLSAHQQNRHDSDMKMMSN